In the Kribbella sp. NBC_00482 genome, one interval contains:
- a CDS encoding MerR family transcriptional regulator — MSSTPAGTANFDDDDYPAFTMGRAAEMLGTTPGFLRSLDEAKLITPQRSDGGHRRYSRYQLRLATRARELVDQGTALEAACRIIILEDQLAEALRINEQRGEQA, encoded by the coding sequence ATGAGCTCAACCCCGGCCGGGACGGCCAATTTCGACGATGACGACTACCCCGCCTTCACGATGGGCAGGGCCGCGGAGATGCTGGGCACCACGCCGGGATTCCTGCGGAGCCTCGACGAGGCGAAGCTGATCACCCCGCAACGCTCCGACGGCGGTCACCGCCGGTACTCCCGCTACCAGCTGCGCCTGGCCACACGCGCTCGTGAACTCGTCGACCAGGGGACGGCCCTCGAGGCCGCCTGCCGGATCATCATCTTGGAAGACCAGCTCGCCGAAGCCCTGCGTATCAACGAGCAGCGAGGCGAACAGGCATAA
- a CDS encoding OsmC family peroxiredoxin has product MAATRTAKAHWEGSLLEGGGQVNLESSGLGSFDVTWAARTEPEASGRTSPEELLGAAHSACFSMALSHALAQAGNPPASLDTQADVTFQPGEGITGIKLSVNGNVPGLTADEFAEFAEGAKKNCPVSQALTGTTITLDVTFTA; this is encoded by the coding sequence ATGGCTGCTACCCGTACCGCCAAGGCCCACTGGGAAGGCTCGCTGCTGGAGGGCGGCGGTCAGGTCAACCTGGAGTCGTCCGGTCTCGGCTCCTTCGACGTGACCTGGGCCGCGCGCACCGAACCGGAGGCCAGCGGCCGGACCAGCCCCGAGGAGCTGCTCGGCGCCGCACACTCGGCGTGCTTCTCGATGGCGCTGTCGCACGCGCTCGCGCAGGCCGGCAACCCGCCGGCGTCGCTGGACACCCAGGCCGACGTGACCTTCCAGCCCGGCGAGGGCATCACCGGCATCAAGCTGTCCGTGAACGGCAACGTCCCCGGCCTGACCGCCGACGAGTTCGCCGAGTTCGCCGAGGGCGCGAAGAAGAACTGCCCGGTCTCTCAGGCCCTGACCGGGACGACCATCACCCTGGACGTCACCTTCACCGCCTGA
- a CDS encoding MaoC family dehydratase — MPQTFDGVDEVVHAVGTPLGETAWLEITQEQVNQFADATGDHQWIHVDVERAAKGPYGGTIAHGYLTLSLIARFGEELFKVEGVTAKLNYGVNKVRFPAPVPVGSRVRAGASIANAAQTPAGIQVSLNWVIELENSTKPACVAETVVLLVP, encoded by the coding sequence ATGCCCCAGACGTTCGACGGCGTCGACGAGGTGGTGCACGCAGTCGGCACGCCGCTCGGCGAGACCGCGTGGCTGGAGATCACCCAGGAGCAGGTGAATCAGTTCGCCGACGCGACCGGTGACCACCAGTGGATCCATGTCGACGTCGAGCGGGCCGCCAAGGGTCCGTACGGCGGAACGATCGCGCACGGTTATCTGACGCTGAGCCTGATCGCCCGCTTCGGCGAGGAGCTGTTCAAGGTCGAGGGCGTGACCGCGAAGCTCAACTACGGCGTCAACAAGGTTCGTTTCCCCGCCCCGGTCCCGGTCGGCAGCCGGGTCCGCGCGGGCGCGTCGATCGCGAACGCGGCGCAGACGCCGGCAGGCATCCAGGTTTCTCTCAACTGGGTGATCGAGCTCGAGAACTCCACCAAGCCCGCCTGTGTTGCGGAAACCGTCGTACTGCTGGTTCCTTAA
- a CDS encoding GNAT family N-acetyltransferase translates to MLDALLDNHLAFLAAHRGQVRRFADAIEVVGESEEFSAWIPLSPDASLPPDVSTVRLVPGSGAGWEERLAAAGFKAAEVLVHMEAPAGSAVGEAVAAIGSEADAVEFAEVQSAAFLEVGESDYDWWQQMFVEQAVKNYREPDQSLYLLRVDGDPASITLVLRTGTVAGVYAVATKPQYRGRGLATRLLAQARRDAAGGRLTLQVVEGSDAERLYLSLGFRRAYHSPHFRRP, encoded by the coding sequence ATGCTTGATGCGTTGCTCGACAATCACCTCGCTTTCCTTGCCGCCCATCGAGGTCAGGTACGACGGTTCGCGGACGCGATCGAGGTGGTGGGGGAGTCGGAGGAGTTCTCCGCGTGGATACCGCTCTCGCCGGACGCTTCGTTGCCGCCCGATGTCTCGACCGTTCGGTTGGTGCCGGGCAGCGGTGCCGGGTGGGAGGAGCGGTTGGCCGCGGCGGGGTTCAAGGCAGCCGAGGTGTTGGTGCATATGGAGGCGCCGGCGGGTTCAGCCGTTGGAGAGGCGGTGGCGGCGATCGGCTCGGAGGCGGACGCGGTCGAGTTCGCCGAGGTGCAGAGTGCGGCGTTTCTCGAGGTGGGGGAGTCGGACTACGACTGGTGGCAGCAGATGTTCGTCGAGCAGGCCGTGAAGAACTACCGGGAGCCCGACCAGTCCCTCTACCTGCTCCGCGTGGACGGCGATCCTGCCTCGATCACGTTGGTACTGCGGACCGGGACGGTCGCCGGCGTCTACGCGGTCGCGACCAAACCGCAGTACCGCGGCCGTGGTCTGGCGACGCGGCTGCTCGCGCAGGCGCGCCGGGACGCGGCAGGTGGGCGGCTGACCTTGCAGGTGGTCGAGGGTTCGGACGCCGAGCGCCTGTACCTCAGCCTCGGCTTTCGTCGTGCGTACCACTCGCCGCACTTTCGTCGACCTTGA
- a CDS encoding acyl-CoA thioesterase, protein MDHHNRHVYHCPLRWGDMDALGHVNNGRYVDYLQDARVDFLFRTAKELGADNLETGLLVARHEVQYRAPLHFRPEPVRIELWISEIRAASFTVDYEILDAEPERRTYVEAKTKLVPFDFAANRLRRITPVEREALQKLVGA, encoded by the coding sequence GTGGATCATCACAACCGCCACGTCTACCACTGCCCGTTGCGCTGGGGCGACATGGACGCGCTCGGACACGTCAACAACGGCCGGTACGTCGACTACCTCCAGGACGCCCGCGTCGATTTCCTGTTCCGGACCGCGAAGGAGCTCGGCGCCGACAACCTCGAGACCGGTCTGCTGGTGGCCCGGCACGAGGTGCAGTACCGCGCGCCGCTGCACTTCCGGCCCGAGCCGGTGCGGATCGAGCTCTGGATCAGCGAGATCCGGGCCGCGTCGTTCACGGTCGACTACGAGATCCTCGACGCCGAACCGGAACGCCGTACCTATGTCGAGGCGAAGACCAAGCTGGTCCCGTTCGACTTCGCGGCCAACCGCCTCCGCCGGATCACCCCGGTCGAGCGCGAGGCCCTGCAGAAGCTGGTGGGCGCCTGA
- a CDS encoding mechanosensitive ion channel family protein, which produces MSLPDAFPTFFRTGNDGKLEVTDQVVVVPARIVGLIIGFFVLRWVLHKVIRRFARRTGNGAVAGVLSKSRIGQDFVENTLASERRAQRAQTIGSLLSSIVTIVLAAVLVVMVLAELGFNIMPVIASASIIGVALGFGAQTLVKDFLAGVFMIFEDQYGVGDLIDMEKATGVVVAVGLRITTLRGEDGTTWYVRNGEVLRVGNLTTRDPNSSASSGVGSATEKEEDVKVDESAASGTHDESRG; this is translated from the coding sequence ATGAGCCTTCCGGATGCCTTTCCGACGTTCTTCCGGACCGGCAACGACGGCAAGCTGGAGGTGACCGACCAGGTCGTGGTCGTGCCTGCCCGGATCGTCGGCCTGATCATCGGTTTCTTCGTGCTCCGCTGGGTGCTGCACAAGGTGATCCGGCGGTTCGCCCGGCGGACCGGGAACGGCGCTGTCGCGGGGGTGCTGTCGAAGTCCAGGATCGGTCAGGACTTCGTCGAGAACACGCTCGCGAGCGAGCGCCGCGCCCAGCGCGCCCAGACGATCGGCTCGCTCCTGAGCAGCATCGTGACGATCGTGCTGGCCGCCGTGCTGGTGGTGATGGTGCTGGCCGAGCTCGGGTTCAACATCATGCCGGTGATCGCGTCCGCGAGCATCATCGGCGTGGCCCTCGGGTTCGGCGCGCAGACGCTGGTGAAGGACTTCCTGGCCGGCGTGTTCATGATCTTCGAGGACCAGTACGGCGTCGGCGACCTGATCGACATGGAGAAGGCGACCGGCGTCGTGGTCGCGGTCGGCCTGCGGATCACCACCCTGCGCGGCGAGGACGGCACCACCTGGTACGTCCGCAACGGGGAGGTGCTCCGGGTCGGCAACCTGACCACCCGCGACCCGAACAGCTCCGCTTCCTCCGGCGTCGGCTCCGCCACCGAGAAGGAAGAGGACGTCAAGGTCGACGAAAGTGCGGCGAGTGGTACGCACGACGAAAGCCGAGGCTGA
- a CDS encoding GNAT family N-acetyltransferase: MEIRAAGPGDVDAAVAMHDALVPYLVITRSGLTRRLATPAGDGRGSFVAVDDGGLVGWASSGLIGGSDPLDGELRLLVRQESRGQGIGARLLEEIHAGLRSAGATSARVFADPSSVEWAARFGYRQTRQVHYAGIDPRKAPDLPEVPSKVELIPFTEVDPRLLHAADEVAQRTKPGDAKIASQPYDGWLADIWNAPDLMRAVSVAARHEGRIIAFTRNHGDGTKIWSRMTSTLPEYRGRGLAKLVKTAALHRAAEAGVRGAFTANYDGNAPMLAVNEWLGYQRIATHAVLICPL, translated from the coding sequence ATGGAGATCAGGGCAGCGGGTCCGGGGGATGTCGACGCAGCGGTGGCGATGCACGACGCACTCGTTCCGTATTTGGTGATCACGCGCAGTGGGTTGACCCGCCGGCTGGCGACGCCGGCCGGTGACGGGCGCGGTTCGTTCGTGGCAGTGGACGACGGTGGTCTGGTGGGCTGGGCGTCGAGCGGACTGATCGGCGGATCGGACCCGCTGGACGGCGAGCTGCGGTTGCTGGTCCGGCAGGAGAGCCGCGGCCAGGGGATCGGCGCGCGGCTGCTCGAGGAGATTCACGCCGGTCTGCGGTCGGCGGGAGCCACGTCGGCGCGGGTTTTCGCCGACCCGAGCAGCGTGGAGTGGGCGGCGCGGTTCGGTTACCGGCAGACCCGGCAGGTGCACTACGCGGGCATCGACCCGCGCAAGGCGCCAGACCTTCCCGAGGTCCCGAGCAAGGTGGAGCTGATCCCGTTCACCGAGGTCGATCCGCGGTTGCTGCACGCCGCCGACGAAGTCGCCCAGCGCACCAAGCCGGGCGACGCCAAGATCGCCTCCCAGCCGTACGACGGATGGCTCGCCGACATCTGGAACGCACCGGACCTGATGCGCGCGGTGAGCGTCGCCGCCAGGCACGAGGGCCGGATCATCGCGTTCACCCGCAACCACGGCGACGGCACCAAGATCTGGTCCAGGATGACGTCAACGCTGCCGGAGTACCGCGGTCGCGGCCTCGCCAAGCTGGTCAAGACCGCCGCGCTGCACCGCGCCGCCGAGGCCGGCGTGCGGGGTGCCTTCACCGCCAACTACGACGGCAACGCGCCGATGCTCGCCGTCAACGAATGGCTCGGCTACCAACGCATCGCGACGCACGCGGTGCTGATCTGCCCGCTTTAA
- a CDS encoding multidrug effflux MFS transporter, protein MQQASLLKARGQAQLTAGLVATVVFLTAIAPLATDMYVPAFPQVAGDLAGTATQVQLTLTTFFVGMALGQLIGGPVSDQRGRRIPLLAALLAMTAASVVCALAPTIGVMTVARLVQGFAGGWAMVIGRAIIVDLATGVRLVRVLNVIAAVGGIAPIVGPLLGGLILQLSQWRVSFWLVAVLGLAMTVAALVAVPESLPPERRHAGGFGNFLAAGRIVLGNREYVGYLVVAGAAMGALFAYVATSAFVLQSMNGLSPIAYSIDFAANATGMTIAALIAARLAGRVSTRKLILSGQIAALTAGIAMLAGALWLGTPLLLALVCFFVLMTAQGLMIPNGGALASAAVPEHPGTGSAVQGFVQWVAAGTIAPIAGLGGEHTAVPMATLIAAGAAVSMIGLLVLAKPTAP, encoded by the coding sequence ATGCAACAGGCATCCCTGCTGAAAGCACGCGGCCAGGCTCAACTGACCGCCGGGCTGGTCGCGACCGTGGTGTTCTTGACTGCGATCGCACCGCTGGCCACCGATATGTACGTCCCGGCCTTCCCGCAGGTCGCCGGCGACCTGGCCGGCACCGCGACGCAAGTCCAGTTGACCTTGACAACGTTCTTCGTCGGCATGGCGCTCGGCCAGCTGATCGGCGGCCCGGTCTCGGACCAACGCGGCCGGCGGATCCCGTTGCTCGCGGCACTGCTGGCGATGACGGCGGCCTCGGTCGTGTGCGCGCTCGCGCCGACCATCGGGGTGATGACGGTGGCCCGGCTCGTCCAGGGATTCGCGGGCGGCTGGGCGATGGTGATCGGCCGGGCGATCATCGTCGACCTGGCCACCGGCGTACGGCTGGTCCGGGTCCTGAACGTCATCGCCGCGGTCGGCGGCATCGCCCCCATCGTCGGCCCGCTCCTCGGCGGACTCATCCTGCAACTGTCGCAGTGGCGGGTCTCGTTCTGGCTCGTCGCAGTGCTCGGTCTCGCGATGACGGTGGCGGCCCTGGTCGCCGTTCCCGAATCGCTCCCGCCCGAGCGCCGTCACGCCGGCGGCTTCGGCAACTTTCTCGCCGCCGGGCGCATCGTCCTGGGCAATCGGGAGTACGTCGGCTACCTGGTGGTCGCCGGCGCCGCGATGGGCGCGCTGTTCGCCTATGTCGCCACGTCCGCGTTCGTCCTGCAATCCATGAACGGGCTCTCGCCGATCGCGTACTCCATCGACTTCGCGGCCAACGCCACCGGGATGACCATCGCCGCGCTGATCGCGGCCCGGCTCGCTGGGCGGGTCTCCACCCGCAAGCTCATCCTGAGCGGCCAGATCGCTGCTCTGACGGCAGGAATCGCCATGCTGGCCGGCGCCCTGTGGCTCGGCACACCACTGCTTCTCGCGCTCGTGTGCTTCTTCGTCCTGATGACCGCACAGGGCCTCATGATCCCCAACGGCGGCGCCCTCGCCTCCGCCGCCGTCCCCGAACACCCCGGCACCGGATCCGCCGTGCAGGGCTTCGTCCAATGGGTCGCCGCCGGAACCATCGCACCGATCGCCGGGCTCGGCGGCGAACACACCGCCGTACCCATGGCGACCCTCATCGCCGCCGGCGCCGCCGTCTCCATGATCGGACTCCTGGTGCTGGCCAAGCCCACAGCGCCGTAG
- a CDS encoding SDR family oxidoreductase yields MSEQRVAIVTGAARGIGAAVAQRLAADGNAVAVIDLDEGACDATVKTITEAGGKAIGVGADVSKSDQVTAAVERVVAELGAPTILVNNAGVLRDNLLFKMSEDDWDTVMSVHLKGSFLMSKACQAHMVEAKYGRLVFLSSTSALGNRGQANYASAKAGLQGLAKTLAIELGKFGVTANAIAPGFIETDMTAATAARVGVDFEEFKKATAATIPVNRTGKPEDIAAAASFFCSEEAGFVSGQVLYVAGGPRN; encoded by the coding sequence GTGAGCGAGCAGCGGGTGGCGATCGTGACCGGGGCGGCCCGGGGAATCGGCGCGGCCGTCGCGCAGCGGCTCGCGGCGGACGGTAACGCCGTCGCGGTCATCGACCTCGACGAAGGCGCCTGCGACGCGACCGTGAAGACGATCACCGAGGCCGGCGGCAAGGCGATCGGCGTCGGCGCCGACGTCAGCAAGTCCGACCAGGTCACGGCGGCGGTCGAGCGGGTGGTCGCGGAGCTCGGCGCGCCGACGATCCTGGTCAACAACGCCGGCGTACTGCGGGACAACCTGCTGTTCAAGATGTCCGAGGACGACTGGGACACGGTCATGTCGGTGCACCTCAAGGGCAGCTTCCTGATGTCGAAGGCCTGCCAGGCGCACATGGTCGAGGCAAAGTACGGACGTCTCGTCTTCCTCTCGTCGACCTCGGCGCTCGGCAACCGCGGTCAGGCGAACTACGCGTCCGCGAAGGCCGGCCTGCAGGGTCTGGCGAAGACGCTCGCGATCGAGCTGGGCAAGTTCGGTGTCACCGCGAACGCGATCGCGCCGGGCTTCATCGAGACCGACATGACCGCGGCCACCGCGGCCCGGGTCGGCGTCGACTTCGAGGAGTTCAAGAAGGCCACCGCCGCCACCATCCCGGTGAACCGGACCGGCAAGCCGGAGGACATCGCCGCCGCGGCGTCGTTCTTCTGCAGCGAGGAGGCCGGCTTCGTGTCCGGCCAGGTCCTGTACGTCGCCGGCGGACCCCGCAACTAA
- a CDS encoding GNAT family N-acetyltransferase has product MRTRAVVVRQAVVDDAEAVSEVRRVVYPYKAMSPAATRHFITVAAPEERFLPLVAEADGEVVGWGAAGLSVWTSEPGQSHLTVFVHPGHRSQGIGSQLAERLHQHLTEVGAVRVQVFVHPDGLEFARNLGYDGTRQMHYSGVELTSLPDQPETPEGIELVAFESVDPHAAYTADTVASLDEPTDMPMDSIEYDRWVEEIWNNPAMDKALSVAAMAGDEMAAFTVVETDRDRMWSGMTGTVPGYRGRGLAKLVKSVALRRAAAAGITSAYTSNDDENGPMLAINNWLGYRRVQTELVLLRTL; this is encoded by the coding sequence GCGGTGGTGGTACGGCAGGCCGTGGTGGACGACGCGGAGGCGGTGTCGGAGGTCAGGCGAGTCGTGTACCCGTACAAGGCGATGTCTCCGGCCGCTACGCGCCACTTCATCACCGTGGCGGCGCCGGAGGAGCGGTTCTTGCCTTTGGTCGCGGAGGCCGACGGCGAGGTGGTCGGGTGGGGTGCGGCCGGACTGAGCGTGTGGACGAGCGAGCCGGGTCAGAGCCATCTGACCGTCTTCGTGCATCCCGGCCATCGCAGCCAGGGCATCGGCAGTCAGTTGGCCGAGCGACTGCACCAGCACCTGACCGAGGTCGGCGCGGTCCGGGTCCAGGTGTTCGTCCACCCGGACGGCCTGGAGTTCGCCCGCAACCTCGGGTACGACGGGACGCGGCAGATGCACTACTCCGGCGTCGAGTTGACGTCGTTGCCCGACCAGCCGGAGACGCCCGAGGGGATCGAACTCGTCGCCTTCGAAAGCGTGGACCCGCACGCGGCGTACACCGCCGATACGGTCGCGTCGCTGGACGAGCCCACCGACATGCCGATGGACTCGATCGAGTACGACCGGTGGGTCGAGGAGATCTGGAACAACCCGGCGATGGACAAGGCGCTCAGTGTCGCGGCGATGGCCGGTGACGAGATGGCGGCGTTCACCGTCGTCGAGACGGACCGTGATCGGATGTGGTCGGGCATGACCGGCACCGTTCCCGGGTACCGCGGGAGAGGGCTGGCGAAGCTGGTGAAGTCGGTCGCTCTACGGCGCGCGGCGGCCGCCGGGATCACGTCGGCGTACACGTCGAACGACGACGAGAACGGCCCGATGCTTGCCATCAACAACTGGCTCGGATACCGGCGGGTGCAGACCGAGCTGGTCCTGCTCAGAACCCTCTGA
- a CDS encoding helix-turn-helix transcriptional regulator, whose protein sequence is MDNRSEVREFLTTRRARITPEQAGLPTTGTRRVPGLRRSEVATIAGLSVEYYARLERGQIAGASTGVLDALARALQLDETERAHLFDLARAADGIPTSGRSRRRTAGKAASRLSLQWALDAIKDGVAFVRDPHQNLLATNSMGRAFYSPVIGDSGRTPNLARFQFLDPASRDFYPDWDLFAQMCVGIMRAEAGRDPHDRGLQDLVGELSTRSEVFRRLWADHNVRTHGSGTKRFNHPDVGELTLVYEELAVTAEPGLVLLVYTAEPGSPSAERLQLLASWAVPAQTPTAN, encoded by the coding sequence GTGGACAACCGTTCGGAGGTACGCGAGTTCCTCACCACCCGCCGCGCCCGGATCACCCCCGAGCAGGCCGGACTGCCGACTACCGGTACCCGGCGCGTCCCCGGTCTGCGGCGCAGCGAGGTCGCGACGATCGCCGGGCTGAGCGTCGAGTACTACGCCCGGCTGGAGCGAGGCCAGATCGCCGGTGCCTCGACCGGGGTGCTGGACGCCCTCGCGCGGGCGCTGCAACTGGATGAGACCGAACGAGCTCACCTGTTCGACCTCGCCCGGGCCGCTGACGGCATCCCGACCTCGGGCCGTTCCCGCCGCCGGACAGCGGGCAAGGCGGCGTCGCGGCTCAGCCTGCAGTGGGCGCTGGACGCGATCAAGGACGGCGTCGCGTTCGTCCGCGACCCGCACCAGAACCTGCTCGCCACGAACTCCATGGGCCGCGCCTTCTACTCGCCGGTGATCGGCGACAGCGGACGCACACCGAACCTCGCCCGGTTCCAGTTCCTCGATCCCGCCTCCCGGGACTTCTATCCCGACTGGGACCTGTTCGCCCAGATGTGCGTCGGCATCATGCGCGCCGAAGCCGGCCGTGACCCGCACGACCGCGGTCTCCAGGACCTCGTCGGCGAGCTCTCCACCCGCAGCGAGGTCTTCCGCCGCCTTTGGGCCGACCACAACGTCCGCACCCACGGATCCGGCACCAAGCGGTTCAACCACCCCGACGTCGGCGAACTCACGCTCGTCTACGAAGAGCTCGCCGTCACGGCCGAGCCGGGACTGGTGCTCCTGGTCTACACCGCCGAACCCGGCTCACCGTCCGCAGAACGACTCCAGCTGCTCGCCTCCTGGGCAGTACCAGCACAAACCCCGACAGCAAACTGA
- a CDS encoding globin gives MTEQQSFYDAVGGADTFHRLVAAFYRGVAADPELRAMYPEEDLGPAEVRFRMFLEQYWGGPKTYSEQRGHPRLRMRHAPFAVTPTARDRWLGHMRAALDELALSPERDEEIWRYMVMAAHSMVNTDEPQYPGAIDVSGR, from the coding sequence ATGACTGAGCAGCAGAGCTTCTACGACGCCGTCGGTGGGGCGGACACCTTCCACCGATTGGTGGCAGCGTTCTATCGCGGTGTTGCCGCCGACCCGGAGCTGCGGGCGATGTACCCGGAGGAGGACCTCGGTCCGGCCGAGGTGCGCTTCCGGATGTTCCTGGAGCAGTACTGGGGCGGCCCCAAGACGTACTCCGAGCAGCGTGGGCACCCCAGGCTGCGGATGCGGCACGCCCCGTTCGCCGTCACCCCGACCGCCCGGGACCGCTGGCTCGGCCACATGCGCGCCGCGCTCGACGAGCTCGCCCTGTCCCCGGAGCGGGACGAGGAGATCTGGCGCTACATGGTGATGGCCGCGCACAGCATGGTGAACACCGACGAACCGCAGTACCCGGGCGCGATCGACGTGTCCGGCCGCTGA
- a CDS encoding acyl-CoA thioesterase, with the protein MYTHPVLVRWSDIDSYDHVNNVRYFDYLQEARIAFLGQVMETTGDFFAQYPCVLVSQTVDYLRPILLRHPPYDVDVWIASVGTSSYTLGSRIVDRSGESEDVYAKAESVIVAVDGTTHAKRPLGDAERTALLKHVVTP; encoded by the coding sequence ATGTACACACACCCCGTCCTCGTCAGGTGGTCGGACATCGACTCGTACGACCACGTGAACAACGTGCGGTACTTCGACTACCTGCAGGAGGCCCGGATCGCGTTCCTCGGGCAGGTGATGGAGACCACGGGCGACTTCTTCGCGCAGTACCCGTGCGTCCTCGTCAGCCAGACCGTCGACTACCTGCGGCCGATCCTGCTGCGGCACCCGCCGTACGACGTGGACGTGTGGATCGCGTCCGTCGGTACGTCGTCGTACACGCTCGGCTCGCGGATCGTCGACCGCAGTGGCGAGTCGGAGGACGTGTACGCCAAGGCGGAGTCGGTGATCGTCGCCGTGGACGGCACGACGCACGCGAAACGACCCCTCGGAGACGCCGAACGGACAGCCCTGCTCAAGCACGTTGTGACGCCTTGA